One window of the Candidatus Dependentiae bacterium genome contains the following:
- a CDS encoding ATP-grasp domain-containing protein, with amino-acid sequence MKKKILVVCPYERDKRELGFVHVRGDYDIVFHETDQFVNRIAHNGIQDAFDVCSDPFHTVSDILNVAEHENVSGIMSSDDYPGSILSNIAAYEFGVPGVHPAIITQLQHKYYSRCLQQQYVPEATPYYTLLDPQRFKVNSCDIVFPVFVKPVKSFFSLFADTAYNVHDIKHFVHTSRVPSNFLHTLDWSLHKYAACDLKSDYLLAEGLLSGHQVTLEGYVVDNHVGLVGIVDSIMFPGTISFERFVYPSRLPDHVQKRMYDIVCRLMHGVQFNNSFFNVEMMYNPMTNAIHIIEVNTRMAAQFADLYEKVDGTNSYTYALDVAIGKKPEPTVQKGKYAIAASLVLRIFEDRYIRRMPTPADIEKLYILFPDVRVEAYGAEGKKLSEAFQDGKSFRYGLIHLGARDEQELNEKYAQAKDILGFEFA; translated from the coding sequence ATGAAAAAAAAGATACTCGTTGTTTGCCCATATGAGCGTGATAAAAGAGAATTAGGGTTTGTGCATGTGCGCGGAGATTATGACATTGTTTTCCATGAAACAGATCAGTTTGTAAATAGGATAGCTCATAATGGTATACAAGATGCATTTGATGTGTGTAGTGATCCTTTTCATACGGTGAGTGACATACTTAATGTAGCTGAGCATGAGAACGTATCTGGCATCATGAGTTCTGATGATTATCCAGGCAGTATATTGTCTAATATTGCAGCATATGAATTTGGTGTACCAGGTGTGCACCCAGCTATTATTACGCAATTGCAACATAAGTATTATTCGCGGTGTTTACAACAACAATATGTGCCGGAAGCTACGCCATATTATACATTACTTGATCCGCAACGGTTTAAGGTAAATTCATGTGATATAGTGTTTCCAGTCTTTGTAAAACCGGTTAAATCATTTTTTTCTCTTTTTGCCGATACGGCATATAACGTGCATGATATAAAGCATTTTGTACACACTAGTCGTGTTCCATCCAATTTTTTACATACGCTTGATTGGTCTTTGCATAAGTATGCGGCATGTGATTTGAAATCAGATTATTTATTGGCAGAAGGATTATTATCCGGGCATCAAGTAACGTTGGAAGGATATGTAGTTGATAATCATGTGGGGTTAGTAGGTATTGTTGATTCAATTATGTTTCCAGGTACCATTTCTTTTGAGCGATTTGTATATCCATCTAGGTTGCCTGATCATGTACAAAAGCGTATGTATGATATTGTGTGTAGATTAATGCATGGCGTACAATTTAATAACAGCTTTTTTAATGTTGAAATGATGTATAATCCAATGACTAATGCCATTCATATTATTGAAGTAAACACGCGTATGGCTGCTCAATTTGCTGATTTATATGAAAAGGTTGATGGGACTAATAGTTATACCTATGCACTTGATGTAGCAATAGGCAAAAAACCAGAGCCAACGGTACAAAAAGGGAAATATGCTATTGCTGCAAGTTTGGTGTTGCGTATTTTTGAAGATAGATATATTAGGCGTATGCCAACACCCGCAGATATCGAAAAATTGTACATATTATTTCCTGATGTCAGAGTTGAGGCGTATGGTGCTGAAGGTAAAAAGTTATCTGAGGCATTTCAGGATGGTAAAAGTTTTCGGTATGGGTTGATACATCTGGGTGCACGTGATGAACAGGAATTGAATGAGAAATATGCGCAGGCAAAAGATATCCTTGGGTTTGAGTTTGCGTAA
- the glmS gene encoding glutamine--fructose-6-phosphate transaminase (isomerizing): MCSVVGYVGKNRSRSFVLEGLSRLEYRGYDSAGFACLSPDDHRLLYAKSEGRLENLTKQFDTLPIDGYVSIGHTRWSTHGASTYRNAHPQFDSQKKMAIVHNGIIENYHELKAQLEDAGHSFDSDTDTEIIARLFEVLLLAHKTFKPALIDLVNKLEGAYAFICIMEDKPDQMILVRKRSPLCIGIGDGEMFVASDALAFAGKTDKVLYVPDSSFAVLQKDMIELYDFKGSPLQPQVQSVDLAWDAHENTGHEHYMLKEIYEQKGAIHATIDFLCNLGEKIWDDYIGLSQDYVRNLDKINLVACGTSWHAARIAQFYFEQICMVPTAVHLASEFRYKSFFPEQNSVYIAVSQSGETADTLEAMRLVSSMNIPTLALTNVASSTMVREADGFLLTQAGREVAVASTKAFSTQLATLYWLAHRIAHAKGIISDVDMAHAESDVLVAAEVLENTLENYKVEIAQTLAPNYARYKKAIFLGRHMSYPFAMEAALKLKEVAYIFSQCYPAGELKHGPLALVDAETPIFVFSHQDPLIYQKLLSNTQEAKARGGHIIAFAFEGQEELCDLVDVVFILPRVKPLLSPLAMTGVMQYLVYAIAKELDRPIDKPRNLAKSVTVE, from the coding sequence ATGTGTAGCGTTGTTGGCTATGTCGGGAAGAACCGGAGTAGGTCTTTTGTGTTGGAAGGATTGAGCAGGTTAGAATATCGTGGGTATGACTCTGCAGGTTTTGCTTGTCTAAGTCCCGATGATCATCGCTTATTGTATGCGAAAAGTGAAGGCCGGCTTGAAAACCTTACTAAACAATTTGATACACTTCCTATTGATGGTTATGTCAGCATAGGCCATACGCGTTGGTCAACGCACGGTGCGTCGACCTATCGCAACGCACACCCGCAGTTCGATTCACAAAAAAAGATGGCGATAGTACATAACGGTATTATCGAAAATTATCATGAACTTAAAGCCCAGCTGGAAGATGCTGGGCATAGTTTTGACTCAGATACTGATACAGAAATTATAGCTCGTCTTTTTGAAGTCCTGTTACTTGCACATAAAACATTTAAGCCTGCACTGATTGACTTAGTCAATAAGTTAGAAGGTGCTTATGCATTTATTTGTATTATGGAAGACAAACCTGATCAGATGATTCTTGTACGTAAACGTTCACCATTGTGTATTGGTATTGGTGATGGTGAAATGTTTGTAGCATCAGATGCATTAGCTTTTGCAGGCAAAACAGACAAAGTGCTTTATGTACCTGATAGTAGTTTTGCAGTGCTACAAAAAGATATGATTGAATTATATGATTTTAAGGGTAGCCCACTACAACCACAGGTGCAGAGCGTTGATCTTGCTTGGGACGCGCATGAAAATACGGGACATGAACACTACATGCTCAAAGAAATTTATGAGCAAAAAGGTGCTATACATGCGACGATAGATTTTTTGTGCAACTTGGGTGAAAAAATTTGGGATGATTACATTGGGTTATCTCAAGACTATGTGCGTAATTTAGATAAAATTAATCTTGTAGCATGTGGCACCTCATGGCATGCAGCACGTATTGCGCAATTTTATTTTGAGCAAATATGCATGGTGCCAACAGCGGTACATCTTGCATCTGAATTTCGGTATAAATCATTTTTCCCTGAACAAAATAGTGTATATATTGCTGTCTCGCAATCGGGAGAAACTGCAGATACGCTTGAGGCAATGCGTTTGGTTAGTTCTATGAATATTCCTACCTTGGCATTAACAAATGTCGCATCAAGTACCATGGTGCGTGAAGCAGATGGCTTTTTGTTAACACAAGCAGGTAGAGAGGTTGCAGTAGCTTCAACCAAAGCGTTCTCTACGCAATTGGCCACTTTGTATTGGTTGGCGCATCGTATTGCGCATGCAAAAGGTATTATTTCTGATGTAGATATGGCGCATGCTGAAAGTGATGTGCTTGTAGCGGCAGAAGTCCTGGAAAACACGCTGGAAAATTACAAAGTTGAAATTGCACAAACATTGGCACCTAACTATGCACGCTATAAAAAAGCTATTTTCTTAGGGCGTCATATGAGCTACCCATTTGCTATGGAAGCAGCTCTAAAGCTCAAAGAAGTGGCGTATATTTTTTCTCAATGTTACCCGGCCGGAGAGCTTAAGCACGGGCCATTGGCTTTAGTTGATGCAGAAACACCAATCTTTGTTTTTTCTCATCAAGATCCACTCATTTATCAAAAATTGTTATCTAATACGCAAGAAGCAAAAGCGCGCGGCGGCCACATTATAGCCTTTGCATTTGAAGGTCAAGAAGAGTTGTGTGACTTAGTAGATGTGGTATTTATTTTACCACGGGTAAAGCCATTGCTTAGTCCTTTAGCCATGACTGGTGTGATGCAATATTTGGTCTATGCTATTGCCAAAGAACTTGACCGACCAATTGATAAGCCGCGGAATTTGGCTAAGTCTGTGACAGTTGAGTAG
- the rpsI gene encoding 30S ribosomal protein S9: MAEKKKSAAKPAAVSAQKVAKKAEKAPKNAPLSHGVGRRKKSVARVWLRRGTGNMSVNGVEYTKYFDTDMTRSIAKSPLKAVSVGDNYDVAVNVVGGGKQGQADAVKLGIARAMVAIDEGIRSALRQYGFLTVDARVKERKKYGQRGARRKFQFVKR, translated from the coding sequence ATGGCAGAAAAAAAGAAATCAGCGGCTAAACCAGCAGCTGTATCAGCTCAAAAAGTAGCTAAAAAAGCAGAGAAAGCTCCAAAAAATGCTCCACTATCTCATGGGGTAGGGCGTCGTAAAAAATCGGTCGCTCGTGTATGGCTTCGTCGTGGGACAGGCAACATGTCTGTGAATGGTGTTGAATATACTAAATATTTTGATACTGATATGACCCGAAGCATAGCAAAATCTCCTCTAAAAGCAGTTTCTGTTGGTGATAATTATGATGTTGCCGTTAATGTTGTTGGCGGTGGCAAACAAGGCCAAGCTGACGCGGTCAAGTTGGGTATTGCTCGAGCTATGGTAGCCATAGACGAAGGCATTAGATCAGCACTACGCCAATATGGCTTTTTGACGGTAGATGCACGTGTAAAAGAACGTAAAAAATACGGTCAACGTGGTGCCCGTCGTAAGTTCCAATTCGTGAAACGCTAA